TAATAAACTTATCGTACGCCAAACAGCTTTCATAATACCTTAGATATTGGTTACCAAAAAAAGAAACCGAGTGTATGAATGTGAACAACTATGCCACTTAATATGGGGGCAGTTTACAAAGATACAAACCGATAGCAAGTAAAAGCGAGTTTTAAACGGCGGATTGAGCAGACTGCGTAGCGGAAAATGCCGCATGCAATCTGCTCATCTAAGATCACTGCTGTAAAATAAACCCTAAGCCAGAAGTGATAACGGCAACTTGCGCCGCAATGCACTCTTGTGGTGTGGCAGTGGCGCTGTCTGGATAGACTTCTGTGGTGGTTTTATACGTCGCATTACTTAATCCGCCGCACAGTCCCAGTTTGGTTTTTGCGTAGTTAATCACCCCGAATTGCTCAAGTGGCGCGCCAATGATTTCACCCTTATCGTCAGCTGGTGCAATGTGCGTAACGTTAGCCACGCCAGCAATAATAGCGGCTTGGAACTCTGCTTGTGGGTTTTCACTGTCGCCGACTAAATAAAAGCCGTCGGGGATGTTCCAGTTATCGTGGGTTTGGGCATCGCGAGCGGCCAGAGCGGGACGAAACTCTGTGTTGTCAGAGTCAGTGGTTTCATGTAAGTCAAAATGCGCCACTAAATCGACCCCTAACTCCTTGACCATTTTCATCAATGCCACAGATTCTTGCGCTGGGCTATTGGCATAAAAAGAACGATTCGGATCGGTTGCAGTTGGATTCCAGCGATTGATGGTTTCATATCCCCAAGGGCTGACACACGGTGCAATCACGATATTAAACGCATCAGCGTATTGTGCGGCGGCCGTTTTCGCAAAAGCCAAAGCACCATGCACACCGCTGGTTTCGTAGCCATGAACACCACCTGTGACTAGCACCGTTGGCTTATCGGCTTGCCATACGGTGGGTTTTATCACAAACAATGGGTAATGTGTGGTGGCAGGAGCCAGCTCCGGATACGCTAACTCGCCATATTGTTCAACAGTAAACTCAGAACGAAGCGCATCAATTTGGCTAACAACATCATCAAAATAGCTGCGTTTCACCGCTTGTAATGCCAGCCATTGTTGTTTTTCTGTCTCGCCCCACTTTACGCCAGCAGTGCCAATTGTTGAAACTTGAGTCATGTATTTACCTTAAAAAATAGATGATTAAAAAACTAATCAGGAAGTAAAAGCGTTGAATGCGCAGCATAAAGGCTGTGCTTGTTGATAGCAACGTTAGAAGGTTATTTTGTATAAAATCTGCGATAGGCCACAGGAGAGAGTGCTTGAGATGACTTTGATAAAGTGCCGTTGTTATCCGGCGTCTGATGACAAGGCCGGTAAAGTATGATTTTATTGCTCAAATACACAATTGAGTCAGTTAGGATCTCTCGGTGTGTTCTACCGTTTGGTTAAGTATCAGGAGTAAGGGTGATTTCATTTCAAACAACGGCTAATTTAGCTCAGTCAGCTCAAATGACATTCGATAATATGCGAGTGTATTACCAACATTACTCAGTTGACTGGGAAGTCAGTAAAATCTGCGAGCAAATCGAAGGATTAGAAAATTGGGACATTTTGTACAGTGATCAGGTTGTCGGTGCTATTCGTTTAGCATTTGATGACAGTGGTTGCTACATACGTGACTTACAAGTCAGCCCAGCATTTCAAAATAAAGGCATGGGTGCACAGGCCTTAGCTTATGTTGAAACGTTGGCGAAACAAGCGGGCGTGAAACAACTTCGGCTGCGGGTGTTTAAAATTAGCCCTGCGGTGCATTTGTATCAACGTAATGGATTTGTGCTAGATAGTGAAGAAGATAATTTCTTTTACCTGTCAAAAACGCTCGGTGAATAAATAATTCAGTCGATTATTTACACCGTAAAAATTTTTAGCTTAACTTC
This Pseudoalteromonas ulvae UL12 DNA region includes the following protein-coding sequences:
- a CDS encoding M14 family metallopeptidase translates to MTQVSTIGTAGVKWGETEKQQWLALQAVKRSYFDDVVSQIDALRSEFTVEQYGELAYPELAPATTHYPLFVIKPTVWQADKPTVLVTGGVHGYETSGVHGALAFAKTAAAQYADAFNIVIAPCVSPWGYETINRWNPTATDPNRSFYANSPAQESVALMKMVKELGVDLVAHFDLHETTDSDNTEFRPALAARDAQTHDNWNIPDGFYLVGDSENPQAEFQAAIIAGVANVTHIAPADDKGEIIGAPLEQFGVINYAKTKLGLCGGLSNATYKTTTEVYPDSATATPQECIAAQVAVITSGLGFILQQ
- a CDS encoding GNAT family N-acetyltransferase translates to MISFQTTANLAQSAQMTFDNMRVYYQHYSVDWEVSKICEQIEGLENWDILYSDQVVGAIRLAFDDSGCYIRDLQVSPAFQNKGMGAQALAYVETLAKQAGVKQLRLRVFKISPAVHLYQRNGFVLDSEEDNFFYLSKTLGE